A single window of Salvia splendens isolate huo1 chromosome 8, SspV2, whole genome shotgun sequence DNA harbors:
- the LOC121743769 gene encoding probable indole-3-pyruvate monooxygenase YUCCA4: MPTPTNDTTRASCMLVSGPVIVGAGPSGLAVAACLKVNNVSSLVLERSSCLASLWQDRTYDRLKLHLPKHFCQLPFLNFPPNFPTYPTRDQFVAYVESYARHFSIGPRFGQTVVRAEFDPAAGLWRVQSQDCIYLTRFLVVASGENAEPVIPEIMGLDEFPGPVIHTCAYKSGLGFRGQRVLVLGCGNSGMEVSLDLCRYNAIPHMVVRNSVHILPRDVFGISTFALAMALLKWLPLRLVDKFLLVMATLTLGQTEGFGLPRPKIGPIGLKNATGKTPVLDVGAFTLIKSGKIKVMKGVKEITKRGAKFMDGQEKEFDSILLATGYKSNVASWLKGSDFFTEDGMPKASFPNGWMGNDGLYVVGFTRQGILGTSSDALKIAADIAHKLRIMKGCRSSTRKSRY, translated from the exons ATGCCTACTCCCACCAACGACACGACCCGGGCAAGCTGCATGCTCGTATCCGGGCCCGTGATCGTTGGCGCGGGGCCATCAGGCCTCGCCGTGGCAGCCTGCCTCAAGGTAAACAACGTCTCATCCCTCGTCCTCGAGCGAAGCTCCTGCCTCGCCTCGCTGTGGCAGGACCGGACCTACGACCGCCTCAAGCTCCACCTCCCGAAACACTTCTGTCAGCTTCCATTCCTCAATTTCCCGCCAAACTTCCCCACGTACCCGACGAGGGACCAGTTCGTCGCGTACGTGGAGTCCTACGCCCGGCACTTCTCAATCGGGCCGCGGTTCGGCCAGACCGTGGTCCGGGCCGAATTCGACCCGGCAGCTGGGCTCTGGAGGGTCCAGAGCCAGGACTGCATTTACCTCACTAGGTTCCTGGTGGTCGCTAGTGGGGAAAATGCAGAGCCCGTGATCCCCGAGATCATGGGCCTCGATGAGTTCCCAGGGCCCGTGATCCATACGTGCGCGTATAAATCGGGCCTCGGGTTTCGGGGCCAgagggttttggttttggggtgTGGGAATAGTGGCATGGAAGTTAGCTTAGATCTTTGCAGATATAATGCAATTCCTCACATGGTGGTCAGAAATTCA GTACATATTTTACCTAGGGATGTGTTTGGAATTTCCACATTTGCATTAGCTATGGCACTTCTCAAATGGTTGCCTTTGAGATTAGTGGACAAATTTCTACTTGTGATGGCCACATTGACACTAGGTCAGACTGAGGGTTTCGGGCTGCCTCGGCCAAAAATCGGGCCGATCGGGCTCAAGAATGCCACCGGGAAGACTCCGGTGCTAGACGTTGGAGCGTTCACTCTGATTAAATCGGGCAAGATTAAG gtGATGAAAGGTGTGAAAGAGATAACAAAAAGGGGAGCCAAATTTATGGATGGCCAAGAAAAAGAATTTGATTCTATATTACTGGCAACTGGATATAAGAGCAATGTGGCTAGTTGGCTCAAG GGAAGTGATTTTTTCACGGAAGATGGAATGCCGAAGGCCTCGTTTCCTAATGGTTGGATGGGAAACGACGGGTTATACGTGGTCGGTTTTACGAGGCAAGGGATTCTTGGAACATCATCGGATGCACTAAAGATTGCTGCAGATATTGCTCACAAACTTAGGATTATGAAAGGCTGCAGAAGTAGTACGAGGAAATCAAGATACTAA
- the LOC121745113 gene encoding N-alpha-acetyltransferase 50-like: MGSAGRELTISLDGVRDKNLMQLKKLNIALFPVRYNDKYYTDALASGEFTKLAYYCDICVGSIACRLEKKENGGVRVYIMTLGVLAPYRGLGIGTKLLNHILDLCTKQNIGEVYLHVQTNNDDAIKFYKKFGFEITDTIHNYYTNITPPDCFVVTKFVTEHQSAK, encoded by the exons ATGGGGAGTGCAGGGAGAGAACTCACAATTTCTCTGGATGGTGTGAGGGACAAGAATTTGATGCAGCTGAAAAAGCTCAACATCGCGTTATTTCCAGTTCGCTACAACGATAAATACTACACAGATGCTCTCGCCTCCGGTGAATTTACTAAATTAG CCTACTATTGTGACATTTGTGTCGGGTCTATCGCCTGCCGTCTTGAGAAGAAGGAAAATGGAGGTGTTCGTGTATACATAATGACATTGGGTGTTTTGGCTCCATATCGAGGGTTAGGCATTG GTACAAAGCTGTTGAATCATATTCTTGATCTCTGCACAAAGCAGAACATTGGTGAGGTCTACTTACATGTGCAGACAAACAACGATGATGCCATCAAGTTCTACAAGAAATTCGGGTTTGAAATCACAGACACTATCCACAACTATTACACAAACATCACGCCGCCAGATTGCTTTGTCGTCACAAAGTTCGTCACGGAGCACCAGTCGGCGAAATGA